CCCGAACTTGCTGAACGTCATTTCCAACATACCCTTTCTGGTGGTTGGCGCTCTCGGCGTGATATTTCTGCTGGGCCAATGGCCGATGCGGCAGGGTGGTCCGCTCATCGACCCCTGGGAGCGCTGGCCATTCCTGGTGCTGTTCGCGGGTGTGGGACTCACGGGATTCGGATCCGCCTACTATCACCTTGCCCCCACCAATGCGACGCTCTTCTGGGACCGGTTCCCGATGACCATCGCGTTCATGTCCTTCTTTACCGCTATCATTGCCGAGCGGATCAGCCTAAACGCAGGTCGCCGGCTGTTCCTGCCTCTCGTGGCAGCGGGCATGGGAAGTGTCGTGTCCTGGCACCTGGGCGAGCTTCAAGGAGCGGATGATCTCAGGTTCTATGGATTGATACAGTTTTTCCCCTTACTCGCCATCCCGCTCATGCTGCTCCTGTTCCCGCCGAGGTACACACGGACCGCTGATCTGTTCGGCGTGGTCGGCTTGTATGCACTGGCGAAGATCTTCGAGCTGCTCGATGCCCAGATCTTTGCGTTAGGAAGGCTCGTAAGCGGACACACTCTCAAGCATCTGGCATCCGCCATGGCAGCTTACTGGATCCTTCGAATGTTGAGGAAGCGGAGCCCGGTGGAGTCCCTTCATGCTCAGCAGCCCGCGGCTTCGCTCACTACGGCGCCCACCTCCCCTACATGCCTTTGAGAACCTTACCGATCTCGTTTGCGTTGTAGGCCCGCATGGTTTCAGTCTGGACGTTGCCCTTGGAGCCCGCCGCTAACAAGAGGCGGGTCGCGGTCGCGTCGTCGGGAGCATCGATGATCGTGACGATATCGTACTGACCCATCGTCCAGTAGATCTCCTTGACCTTCACCTTCATTCTTTTCGCCAGATTCCGAAAGGCCTCCGCGCGTTTCGTCGTTCCCTTGATGGTCCGGATCCCCTGGAGCGTATACTTGCCGAGAATGACA
This Candidatus Methylomirabilota bacterium DNA region includes the following protein-coding sequences:
- a CDS encoding GYD domain-containing protein, with amino-acid sequence MPTYVILGKYTLQGIRTIKGTTKRAEAFRNLAKRMKVKVKEIYWTMGQYDIVTIIDAPDDATATRLLLAAGSKGNVQTETMRAYNANEIGKVLKGM
- a CDS encoding alkaline phytoceramidase, with amino-acid sequence MRVLLILGLAIAATAAVLFLPPIAQDKAYHNFADARSLLGVPNLLNVISNIPFLVVGALGVIFLLGQWPMRQGGPLIDPWERWPFLVLFAGVGLTGFGSAYYHLAPTNATLFWDRFPMTIAFMSFFTAIIAERISLNAGRRLFLPLVAAGMGSVVSWHLGELQGADDLRFYGLIQFFPLLAIPLMLLLFPPRYTRTADLFGVVGLYALAKIFELLDAQIFALGRLVSGHTLKHLASAMAAYWILRMLRKRSPVESLHAQQPAASLTTAPTSPTCL